A genomic segment from Orrella daihaiensis encodes:
- a CDS encoding PIN domain-containing protein codes for MSGVLRPWLLELAQQGMFEPIWSDRIGHEWRRNAARIWDIDPELLAREWHDMQTRFTAANVSRWSDIPMDLPVLKYSDDKDWHVIQAAWLARQANPTKPTGIVTINIKDFSRSELRRLGLDLWEPDRLLSKWWEAKPDILTESLIQVINDLVVTNRRHPAPIGDFLRRERLFRLNKLVGY; via the coding sequence ATGTCCGGGGTCTTACGACCCTGGCTGCTCGAACTGGCCCAACAGGGCATGTTTGAACCGATCTGGTCCGACCGTATCGGCCATGAGTGGCGGCGCAATGCCGCTAGAATCTGGGATATCGATCCCGAATTGCTTGCGCGCGAATGGCACGACATGCAAACCCGGTTCACAGCGGCAAACGTATCTCGGTGGTCCGATATACCCATGGACTTGCCCGTCTTGAAATACAGTGATGACAAAGACTGGCACGTGATTCAGGCAGCGTGGCTTGCCAGACAGGCAAACCCAACAAAGCCCACTGGCATTGTGACCATCAACATCAAGGACTTTAGCCGCAGCGAATTGAGACGCTTAGGGCTAGACCTGTGGGAACCAGACCGGTTACTTAGCAAATGGTGGGAAGCCAAACCTGACATCCTGACCGAGAGCCTGATTCAAGTCATCAACGACTTAGTTGTCACTAATCGCAGACATCCCGCTCCAATCGGTGATTTCTTGAGACG
- the mdeB gene encoding alpha-ketoglutarate dehydrogenase, with protein MNAPIDPRLTEWFVRGADIDPTETAEWKDAFEAVIATSGPERAKFLLQELARIAQAKRLHWQPALCTPYVNTIDVNDQPSFPGDLAIEERLASIMRWNALAMVVRANQAYGELGGHIASYASGADLFETGFNHFFHARAGLGRGQHRGDLVFFQPHSAPGVYARAFLEGRLSEADLMHFRQEITAPAKGARGLCSYPHPMLMPDFWQFPTGSMGIGPITSIYQARFMRYLSHRGLLDCSGRKVWGIFGDGEMDEPESMSALTLAAREGLDNLVWVVNCNLQRLDGPVRGNGRIIDELERLFKGAGWNVIKLVWGSDWDGLFARDTESALIEAFANTVDGQMQTFAAKDGHYNREHFFGQNPKLAKLAQGMTDEQIDRLKRGGHDIVKIYAAYAAAVAYEGQPTVILAQTKKGYGMGAAGQGKMTTHSQKKLERDDLIAFRNHFNLPLSDEDAASLTFYKPASDSAEMQYLHKQRAALGGYLPKRDTTCEPVPAPDMTGWGNFAIVADNKEMSTTMAFVRMLGNLLKDKSLGPRIVPIVADEARTFGMANLFKQVGIYSSVGQRYLPEDIGSILSYHEAKEGQILEEGISEAGAIASWTAAATSYSVHGLATLPFYIYYSMFGFQRVGDQIWAAADQNPRGFLIGATSGRTTLGGEGLQHQDGTSHLIAATIPNCKAYDPAFAGELAIIIDQGMCEMIQQQRDVFYYITTMNENYAQPTIDTSKRQSILKGGYRFKQIGSDKSTKHKVINLMASGAILTEAIKAADELAMQGYLVNVHSVTSWSELCRDQTGWVAQMLGDNDGPVIAASDYVRAVPESIRQHMPANRTYVTLGTDGFGRSDTRAALREFFGVNAKHIVNAALSCS; from the coding sequence ATGAATGCCCCAATTGATCCCCGATTGACCGAGTGGTTTGTGCGTGGCGCTGACATCGATCCAACCGAAACAGCTGAATGGAAAGACGCATTTGAAGCGGTAATTGCGACCTCTGGTCCAGAAAGGGCCAAGTTTCTGTTGCAAGAACTGGCCCGAATAGCTCAGGCTAAACGCCTTCACTGGCAGCCCGCACTTTGCACCCCGTATGTCAACACCATCGATGTCAATGACCAACCATCATTTCCCGGTGACCTGGCGATTGAAGAGCGGCTAGCCTCGATCATGCGCTGGAATGCGTTAGCCATGGTGGTTCGAGCTAATCAGGCTTATGGTGAACTTGGGGGGCACATTGCCAGTTACGCCAGTGGCGCAGACCTGTTCGAAACAGGCTTTAACCACTTCTTTCATGCGCGCGCGGGTTTAGGCCGAGGTCAGCATCGTGGCGATTTAGTGTTTTTTCAGCCGCACAGCGCCCCCGGTGTCTACGCCCGTGCGTTTCTTGAAGGTCGCTTGTCAGAAGCAGATCTGATGCACTTCAGACAGGAGATCACCGCACCAGCGAAAGGTGCGCGCGGCCTGTGCAGCTATCCACACCCGATGCTCATGCCAGACTTCTGGCAGTTTCCAACCGGCTCCATGGGCATTGGCCCGATCACATCGATTTACCAGGCGCGCTTTATGCGTTACCTGTCCCATCGTGGTCTGCTCGATTGCTCAGGACGAAAGGTGTGGGGAATCTTTGGGGATGGCGAAATGGACGAGCCCGAGTCCATGAGTGCCTTGACCCTCGCAGCCCGCGAAGGCTTGGACAATCTGGTCTGGGTCGTGAACTGCAATTTGCAGCGCCTCGATGGTCCCGTGCGCGGTAATGGCCGCATTATTGATGAGCTTGAGCGTCTGTTCAAGGGTGCTGGATGGAACGTAATTAAGCTGGTTTGGGGCAGCGACTGGGACGGCTTGTTTGCACGCGACACAGAAAGCGCTCTGATAGAAGCCTTTGCCAACACCGTGGACGGTCAGATGCAAACATTTGCCGCCAAAGACGGTCACTACAACCGTGAACATTTCTTTGGTCAGAACCCAAAATTAGCCAAGCTTGCCCAAGGCATGACTGACGAGCAGATCGACAGGCTTAAGCGCGGCGGCCACGACATCGTCAAAATCTATGCTGCTTATGCCGCAGCTGTCGCCTATGAGGGCCAACCCACTGTCATTCTTGCCCAAACCAAAAAAGGCTATGGCATGGGTGCAGCCGGCCAAGGCAAGATGACAACCCATAGCCAGAAAAAACTCGAACGCGATGACTTGATTGCGTTTCGCAACCACTTCAACCTGCCTCTATCAGACGAAGATGCAGCATCGTTGACATTCTATAAGCCAGCATCGGACAGCGCCGAGATGCAGTACCTGCACAAACAGCGAGCAGCACTCGGCGGCTATCTACCCAAGCGCGACACCACTTGTGAGCCGGTGCCGGCGCCTGACATGACTGGCTGGGGTAACTTTGCGATAGTCGCAGACAACAAGGAAATGAGCACCACCATGGCATTTGTGCGCATGCTGGGTAATCTGCTTAAAGACAAATCACTTGGCCCCAGAATTGTACCGATTGTGGCTGATGAGGCCAGAACATTTGGCATGGCCAACTTGTTTAAACAAGTCGGCATTTACTCATCAGTGGGACAACGCTATTTGCCAGAGGATATTGGCTCTATCCTGAGTTACCACGAAGCCAAGGAAGGTCAAATCCTGGAGGAAGGTATTTCGGAAGCGGGTGCTATCGCAAGCTGGACAGCTGCAGCCACGAGCTACAGCGTGCATGGTCTGGCGACCTTACCCTTTTACATCTACTACTCCATGTTTGGCTTTCAAAGAGTCGGTGACCAAATCTGGGCGGCCGCTGATCAAAACCCTCGCGGATTCCTGATCGGTGCCACATCAGGACGCACCACACTCGGCGGTGAAGGCCTACAGCATCAAGACGGTACCAGTCATCTAATAGCTGCCACGATTCCCAATTGCAAAGCCTATGATCCTGCCTTTGCAGGCGAGCTTGCCATTATCATTGATCAAGGCATGTGCGAGATGATTCAACAACAACGTGATGTCTTTTATTACATCACCACCATGAACGAGAACTACGCTCAACCCACCATCGACACTTCGAAACGCCAAAGCATTCTCAAAGGTGGCTATCGATTCAAGCAAATTGGCTCAGACAAATCAACAAAGCACAAAGTCATCAACTTGATGGCCTCTGGCGCCATTCTGACCGAGGCCATCAAGGCAGCTGATGAGCTAGCCATGCAAGGCTATCTGGTCAACGTTCACAGCGTGACAAGTTGGAGTGAGCTGTGCCGAGATCAAACTGGCTGGGTCGCGCAGATGTTAGGCGATAATGATGGCCCGGTCATTGCCGCTAGTGATTATGTGCGTGCAGTGCCAGAGTCGATTCGTCAACACATGCCTGCCAATAGAACTTACGTCACGCTAGGCACCGATGGCTTTGGCCGCAGTGACACCCGGGCCGCGCTTCGTGAGTTCTTTGGGGTAAACGCCAAACATATCGTCAATGCCGCCCTATCTTGTTCTTGA
- a CDS encoding Lrp/AsnC family transcriptional regulator yields the protein MKIDGIDLKILQQLQEDGSLANVELARRVHLSPSSCLNRVRALEASGVINRYVAIASPTALGLDLNVFISISLKTQSKEALAEFEQRISEHDEVMECYLMTGDSDYLIRVAVSNIAALEKFILEQLTPIPGIEKIRSGFALKQVRYKTALPLPAIASKVSR from the coding sequence ATGAAGATCGATGGCATCGACCTAAAAATTTTGCAACAGTTGCAAGAAGACGGCAGCCTGGCCAACGTCGAGTTGGCCAGGCGTGTGCACTTAAGTCCTTCATCCTGTTTAAATCGGGTCAGGGCACTTGAAGCCAGTGGCGTCATTAATCGTTACGTAGCCATTGCCAGCCCCACTGCGCTTGGTCTGGATCTAAACGTATTTATCAGCATCAGTCTTAAAACTCAAAGCAAAGAGGCCTTGGCGGAGTTTGAGCAGCGCATTAGTGAGCACGATGAGGTCATGGAGTGTTATCTCATGACCGGCGACAGTGATTACCTAATTCGGGTGGCCGTTTCCAATATTGCTGCGCTCGAGAAATTTATCCTTGAGCAATTAACGCCAATCCCTGGCATTGAAAAAATTCGTTCAGGTTTTGCGCTTAAACAGGTGCGTTATAAGACGGCACTTCCCCTGCCAGCTATAGCGAGCAAAGTTAGCCGATAG